The following proteins are encoded in a genomic region of Streptococcus sp. 29892:
- a CDS encoding ABC transporter ATP-binding protein, producing MAMLEVKNLSVNYGVIEAVKDVSFEVNEGEVVTLIGANGAGKTSILRTISGLVRPSAGTISFLGNEIQKVPARKIVADGLSQVPEGRHVFAGLTVMENLEMGAFLRNNREENQANLKKIFARFPRLEERKNQDAATLSGGEQQMLAMGRALMSQPKLLLLDEPSMGLAPIFIQEIFDIIQDIQKQGTTVLLIEQNANKALAIADRGYVLETGKVVLSGTGKELLASEEVKKAYLGG from the coding sequence ATGGCAATGTTAGAAGTTAAAAATCTTTCTGTCAACTATGGCGTTATCGAAGCTGTAAAAGATGTCAGTTTCGAGGTCAACGAGGGAGAAGTTGTAACCTTAATTGGTGCCAATGGTGCTGGTAAAACCTCTATCCTTCGTACCATTTCGGGACTTGTTCGTCCATCAGCTGGAACGATTTCTTTCCTTGGAAATGAAATTCAAAAAGTTCCTGCCCGTAAAATCGTTGCGGACGGTTTGTCACAGGTTCCAGAAGGTCGCCATGTTTTCGCAGGCTTGACCGTTATGGAAAACTTAGAAATGGGTGCCTTCCTTCGCAACAACCGTGAAGAAAACCAAGCTAACTTGAAAAAAATCTTCGCACGTTTCCCACGTTTGGAAGAACGGAAGAACCAAGATGCCGCTACCCTTTCAGGTGGTGAGCAACAAATGCTTGCTATGGGACGGGCATTGATGAGCCAACCAAAGCTCTTGCTCCTTGATGAGCCGTCAATGGGCTTGGCGCCAATCTTCATTCAAGAAATTTTTGATATCATCCAAGATATCCAAAAACAAGGAACAACCGTTCTCTTGATCGAACAAAACGCCAACAAAGCACTTGCTATCGCAGACCGCGGCTATGTACTAGAAACAGGAAAAGTCGTCCTCTCAGGAACAGGAAAAGAACTCCTCGCCTCAGAAGAAGTTAAAAAAGCATATCTGGGTGGCTAA
- a CDS encoding LapA family protein: MKQRLSLIGLLLVIILTVVLSLANRQEVVVNYLFGQFRMPLILVIIGSLLIGMFIQYLLGLTKNMSLKSEIKNLKRELSEIPVLQKEEHSDRIN; encoded by the coding sequence ATGAAACAGAGATTATCGCTTATTGGATTGTTGCTTGTCATTATTTTGACAGTCGTTCTTTCTTTGGCTAATCGTCAGGAAGTTGTTGTCAATTACTTGTTCGGCCAATTTAGAATGCCCTTGATTTTGGTGATAATTGGCTCGCTCTTGATTGGTATGTTCATTCAATACTTACTTGGATTGACTAAGAATATGTCATTGAAAAGTGAGATTAAGAATTTGAAAAGAGAGTTGTCAGAAATCCCAGTTTTGCAAAAGGAAGAACATTCTGATAGGATAAACTAG
- a CDS encoding glyoxalase, whose translation MFTKEFGLMFYVDDVAAEKAFWTAAGFVIVNEAEMMGYETFDMQPHPEATTTITVYANEFIRQVSPEVIDMKPSILFETDDIEGLQKRISGLTDTCSAVNAEPFPNFNFASPSGHYFAVKG comes from the coding sequence ATGTTTACCAAAGAATTTGGATTGATGTTTTATGTGGATGATGTTGCTGCTGAGAAGGCTTTTTGGACTGCGGCTGGTTTTGTGATTGTGAATGAAGCTGAGATGATGGGCTATGAAACTTTTGATATGCAGCCACATCCAGAAGCTACTACGACTATTACTGTCTATGCTAACGAATTTATTCGTCAAGTATCACCAGAAGTAATCGATATGAAGCCAAGTATCTTGTTTGAAACAGATGATATTGAGGGGCTTCAAAAACGTATCTCTGGCTTGACAGATACGTGTAGCGCAGTCAATGCAGAACCCTTCCCTAACTTTAATTTTGCCAGCCCAAGTGGTCATTACTTTGCGGTGAAGGGATAG
- a CDS encoding AbiH family protein produces the protein MAENILILGNGFDLAMGRKTSYGDFLKFARHIKVLGCHILQHYNAKDIQEAFSAFIDDIDELWEDHDETKRSEEEQNFYNKLKADQKFLLISEHIFEKLAILKDDCITLVALNSFNNGATKRYLLNQIREELKNGTSISNSLFNLDCVLELTKSSENRNIEWLLELPNNLYINYIEKYKDKLGKNWSGIELAISDIAEGVQIIKNNLDQIQKLFASKTETAFRNEDNYIAILYIYNIMRQQFKGQSRVVRSNVLDTINDKFLKALDDLTNYLEFYLTYLDKVDFEIQKISPASTALDAIQNIEKSKVITFNYTNTARKMLDVTEDNTHFVHGKCSFERSDDDINTMVFGIEDKEAEAENINQDLIPYQKFYQRVVKETGNFYEKFWGSSHNGGDFYTQSTALNIVVFGHSVDPLDKEIFKKCFELSEIKGWDYRFIFTYYNLDAKRAIVKNLAIILGKSELVRLTGEERIKFVQSNNTEQMRKELLN, from the coding sequence ATGGCAGAAAATATTTTAATTTTAGGAAATGGTTTTGACCTTGCGATGGGGAGAAAGACTAGCTATGGGGATTTTTTGAAATTTGCTAGGCATATAAAGGTTTTAGGTTGCCATATTCTGCAACATTACAATGCAAAAGATATTCAAGAAGCATTCTCTGCTTTTATCGATGACATAGATGAGCTCTGGGAAGATCATGATGAGACTAAACGATCAGAAGAAGAACAAAATTTTTATAACAAGTTGAAAGCAGATCAAAAATTTTTACTAATTTCAGAACATATTTTTGAGAAATTAGCAATATTAAAAGATGATTGTATAACCCTAGTAGCTTTGAATTCATTCAATAATGGTGCAACTAAAAGATATTTACTAAATCAAATTAGGGAAGAACTCAAAAATGGCACTAGCATTAGTAATAGTTTATTTAACTTAGATTGTGTACTTGAATTAACAAAAAGCTCCGAAAACAGAAATATTGAATGGTTATTAGAACTCCCAAATAATTTGTACATTAACTATATTGAAAAGTATAAAGATAAACTTGGTAAAAACTGGTCAGGAATTGAATTGGCAATCTCTGATATCGCAGAAGGAGTTCAAATAATAAAAAATAATTTAGATCAAATTCAAAAATTATTTGCATCTAAAACAGAGACGGCTTTTCGTAATGAGGATAACTATATTGCAATTCTGTATATCTATAATATTATGCGACAACAATTTAAAGGACAGTCGCGTGTTGTTCGCTCAAATGTATTAGATACTATTAATGACAAGTTCCTAAAAGCATTAGATGATTTGACAAACTACCTTGAATTTTATCTAACCTATTTGGATAAGGTTGATTTTGAAATTCAAAAGATTAGCCCTGCTTCAACAGCATTGGATGCTATTCAAAATATTGAAAAATCTAAAGTTATTACTTTTAATTATACCAATACTGCTAGAAAAATGTTGGATGTGACCGAGGATAATACTCACTTCGTTCATGGAAAATGTAGTTTTGAACGTTCGGATGATGACATCAATACCATGGTTTTTGGTATTGAAGATAAGGAAGCAGAAGCTGAAAATATCAATCAAGACTTAATTCCTTATCAGAAATTTTATCAACGAGTAGTTAAAGAAACAGGTAATTTTTATGAGAAATTTTGGGGTTCTTCCCATAACGGTGGAGATTTTTATACACAATCAACAGCATTAAATATTGTCGTGTTTGGACATTCTGTTGATCCTCTCGATAAAGAAATATTCAAGAAGTGTTTTGAATTATCGGAAATTAAAGGTTGGGACTATCGTTTCATTTTTACATATTATAACTTGGATGCTAAACGTGCTATTGTTAAAAATCTAGCAATTATTTTAGGTAAGAGTGAATTAGTTCGATTGACTGGTGAGGAACGAATAAAATTTGTTCAAAGTAATAATACTGAACAGATGAGAAAGGAGTTATTAAATTAA
- a CDS encoding restriction endonuclease subunit S — protein sequence MKTNNNIPAYRFQGYTDAWELRKLGELTSYRNGKGYEDNQSDFGKYELINLNSISIEGGLKPSGKFINSASETLNKNDLVMVLSDVGHGDLLGRVAIIPEDDRFVLNQRVALLRNNDYADCKYLFAYINANQHYFKLQGAGSSQLNISKKAVENFVVHIPSQQEQSAIGTFFSTLDRHITLHQRKLDTLKEQKKTYLKLLFPAKGQTKPALRFRGFEDDWELRKLGEISTHRGGTAIEKYFSEDGKYKVISIGSYGLDNKYIDQKIRAVENEVTRSKVVNKNELTMVLNDKTANGNIIGRCLLIETDDEFVINQRTEIISFNSVIYPKFAYVVLNGVFREQVKKIVQGGTQIYVNYTSVEQLYLSLPSLPEQEAIGTFFQTLDQEITQVEDKLASLKEMKKTLLRKLFV from the coding sequence ATGAAAACAAACAATAATATCCCAGCCTATCGTTTCCAAGGCTACACTGACGCTTGGGAACTGCGGAAGTTGGGGGAACTCACAAGTTATCGGAATGGAAAAGGGTATGAGGATAATCAATCTGATTTTGGTAAATACGAACTAATAAACTTAAATTCAATTTCTATTGAGGGTGGCTTAAAACCATCTGGTAAATTTATCAATTCTGCTTCAGAAACGCTAAATAAAAATGATTTAGTTATGGTTCTTAGTGATGTGGGACATGGAGATTTACTTGGCAGAGTAGCAATTATTCCAGAAGACGATAGATTTGTGTTAAATCAACGGGTAGCTCTATTAAGAAACAATGATTATGCAGACTGTAAATATTTATTTGCATATATAAACGCTAATCAGCATTACTTTAAATTACAAGGAGCAGGTTCTTCCCAGCTAAATATATCCAAGAAAGCTGTAGAAAATTTTGTAGTCCATATACCTTCGCAACAAGAACAATCCGCCATCGGCACTTTCTTCTCCACGCTGGACCGCCACATCACCCTTCATCAGCGTAAGTTGGACACGCTCAAGGAGCAGAAGAAGACCTATCTCAAACTCCTCTTTCCAGCCAAGGGACAAACCAAACCAGCTCTTCGCTTCCGAGGCTTTGAAGACGACTGGGAACTGCGGAAGTTGGGGGAGATTTCTACTCATAGAGGTGGAACAGCAATTGAAAAATACTTTTCAGAAGATGGAAAATACAAAGTTATTTCTATAGGTAGCTATGGTTTAGACAATAAATATATAGACCAAAAAATTCGTGCAGTAGAGAATGAAGTAACGCGTTCAAAAGTTGTAAATAAAAATGAATTGACAATGGTTTTGAATGATAAGACCGCTAATGGAAATATTATAGGTCGATGTCTTTTAATTGAGACAGATGATGAATTTGTTATCAACCAAAGGACCGAAATTATTAGTTTTAATAGCGTGATATATCCTAAATTTGCTTATGTGGTATTAAACGGAGTTTTCAGAGAACAAGTGAAGAAAATTGTTCAAGGCGGAACTCAAATTTATGTGAATTATACTTCCGTTGAACAACTTTATTTGTCCCTCCCTTCCCTCCCCGAACAAGAAGCCATCGGCACTTTCTTCCAAACCCTCGATCAAGAGATTACTCAAGTGGAGGACAAGCTAGCTAGCTTGAAAGAGATGAAAAAGACGCTACTCCGTAAATTATTTGTATAA
- a CDS encoding type I restriction endonuclease subunit R: protein MTWKHLMLDIPVYAPELLEEMKAIEEYQVGLLEKLERQDNALELEAVYQVEQARLTDIVKGYLDIKRKPDHYAQAEQKLADAHGQLIGFRKHLHKLLQKVNEEDLKDFQVSLRLLPGQRELVDPQALYQTKKPANELQIEDELIRHLTSGESQWVYRPELNSEELLWSNFFAKLEANNVRYLADHPLTDQEKHQIKNQLNFVNFYEAAKWLAGENGIAKVQVQREDASLGTIRLEVIWRHNVAGGKSSYEVVNQVVTGGDAARQRRGDVTLLINGLPMIQIELKSRSHPYMDAFRQIRKYEQEGQFKGIFSSLQMFVVSNITETRYIAAAKESKLNDRFLTKWVDKHNQAQPHLFDFAREVLSIPMAHQLVMQYSVIDDDKKALILLRPYQIHAIEAIREASRLRQSGYIWHTTGSGKTLTSYKVARNLLQIPSIEKTIFVIDRTDLDQQTTAAFLSYAENDMIDIDQTDDTQHLLKNLSSEDRRVVVTTIQKLNTLLRQFEEGIHEKFHQRVKNLNLAFVVDECHRAVTPERQRILEQFFVHSLWYGFTGTPIFKENKREQKGDLAQTTEEQYGPCLHEYTVKEAIHDRAVLGFQVEYQTTMPGWAEDEIEDEFYDDERHMLTVLDAILNKSKRKLGFQNGVGKTYEGLLTVKSITRAQAYYDLIQEVKAGQKSLTISESVKKVLPDFPKVAITYSVSENEESSFANQDYMSKSLEDYNAMFGTHFTMATLGSYNTDLNERLARKKDKYAFREEQLDLVIVVDRLLTGFDAPCLSTIFMDRQPMKPQHIIQAFSRTNRLFDEGKKFGQIVTFQTPDHFKEKVDEALSLYSNGGEFAVLAPTWLEEKAKFKEKVQQLLAIAPNPEMVPDLDASSDAELKRFAKAFQEFDKLFASVQVYADYEQEDMLKEIGLSLEDIENFSGQYQNVIEELRRRRKDDEGIEDTPFDIEYELESVRTDEINYHYIISLIQNLIDSKNQVIPDKEKKMVDNYIADLDKTNPKLSQLISKIWQEAQTNTQDYKGQSIAHKLDEMIDLTIREQVVTTARDWCVGEDELQFIVDNYRVGKDKQIGEKALVDTYDYTSYKENKGDQALNKLKYKKALKEDYMNMIAEEILPLRGR, encoded by the coding sequence ATGACTTGGAAACACCTTATGCTAGACATACCAGTCTATGCACCAGAACTCTTGGAAGAAATGAAAGCCATAGAGGAATACCAAGTAGGCTTGCTAGAAAAACTAGAAAGACAGGACAATGCCTTGGAGTTGGAGGCTGTTTACCAAGTGGAACAAGCCCGCCTGACCGATATTGTCAAAGGCTATCTGGACATCAAGCGTAAGCCTGACCACTATGCCCAAGCAGAGCAGAAATTGGCAGATGCCCACGGTCAGTTAATCGGTTTCCGTAAGCATCTCCACAAACTCTTGCAAAAGGTCAATGAAGAGGATTTGAAAGATTTTCAAGTCAGTCTACGTTTACTACCTGGTCAACGGGAGCTGGTTGACCCTCAGGCTCTTTATCAGACCAAGAAGCCTGCCAATGAGCTACAGATAGAAGATGAACTCATCCGCCATCTGACCAGCGGAGAGAGTCAGTGGGTCTATCGTCCTGAACTCAATAGTGAAGAGCTCCTTTGGTCCAACTTTTTCGCCAAGCTAGAGGCTAATAACGTCCGCTATTTAGCTGACCATCCTCTGACAGACCAAGAAAAACACCAAATCAAGAACCAACTCAACTTTGTCAATTTCTACGAAGCAGCCAAGTGGCTGGCAGGTGAGAATGGCATTGCCAAGGTGCAAGTCCAACGAGAAGATGCCAGTCTAGGCACCATCCGATTGGAAGTCATCTGGCGACACAATGTTGCTGGGGGTAAGTCCAGCTATGAAGTCGTCAACCAAGTTGTGACAGGTGGTGATGCTGCCAGACAAAGACGGGGTGATGTGACCCTCTTGATTAACGGCCTTCCCATGATTCAGATTGAGCTCAAGAGCCGTTCCCATCCCTATATGGATGCCTTCCGTCAAATTCGCAAATATGAACAAGAAGGTCAGTTTAAGGGTATCTTTTCAAGCCTGCAGATGTTTGTAGTGTCAAATATCACGGAAACCCGCTACATAGCAGCAGCCAAGGAATCCAAGCTCAACGACCGCTTCTTGACCAAATGGGTGGATAAGCACAATCAAGCACAGCCCCATCTTTTTGACTTTGCCAGAGAGGTCCTATCCATTCCCATGGCTCACCAATTGGTCATGCAATATAGTGTGATTGACGACGACAAAAAAGCCCTTATCCTGCTTCGTCCCTATCAAATTCATGCCATCGAAGCCATCAGAGAAGCTAGCCGTCTACGCCAGTCAGGCTATATATGGCACACGACTGGTTCTGGTAAGACCCTGACATCCTACAAGGTGGCACGCAATCTCCTGCAAATTCCATCTATTGAGAAGACCATTTTTGTTATTGATAGGACAGACCTTGACCAGCAGACCACCGCTGCCTTTCTATCCTACGCGGAAAATGACATGATAGATATTGACCAGACGGACGATACCCAGCACTTGTTGAAAAATCTGTCTTCAGAAGACCGCCGTGTCGTCGTCACCACTATCCAAAAACTCAATACCCTCCTGCGTCAATTTGAAGAGGGGATTCATGAGAAATTCCACCAACGTGTTAAGAACCTAAATCTAGCCTTTGTTGTGGACGAATGCCACCGGGCTGTCACCCCAGAACGCCAACGGATTTTAGAGCAGTTCTTTGTTCATTCCCTCTGGTATGGCTTTACAGGAACCCCTATTTTCAAGGAAAACAAGCGAGAACAAAAAGGGGATTTGGCCCAGACAACAGAAGAACAGTATGGTCCGTGTCTTCATGAGTACACGGTCAAAGAAGCCATCCATGACCGAGCTGTTCTTGGTTTCCAAGTGGAATACCAGACCACCATGCCTGGCTGGGCTGAGGATGAAATCGAAGACGAGTTTTACGACGATGAACGGCACATGCTGACGGTGTTGGATGCCATTTTAAACAAATCCAAACGCAAACTTGGTTTCCAAAACGGTGTAGGGAAAACCTACGAGGGCCTACTGACTGTCAAGTCCATCACCCGTGCCCAAGCCTACTATGACCTGATACAAGAAGTCAAGGCTGGACAGAAGAGCCTGACGATTTCGGAATCAGTCAAAAAAGTCTTGCCTGATTTTCCAAAAGTTGCCATCACATACTCAGTATCTGAAAATGAAGAGTCTTCCTTTGCTAATCAAGACTACATGAGCAAGAGTTTGGAGGATTACAATGCCATGTTTGGTACGCATTTCACTATGGCGACCCTTGGTTCCTATAATACTGACCTCAACGAACGCTTGGCTCGGAAAAAAGACAAGTATGCCTTCCGTGAGGAGCAGTTGGACTTGGTCATCGTGGTGGATCGCCTCTTGACGGGCTTTGATGCTCCTTGCTTGTCTACCATTTTCATGGACAGGCAACCTATGAAACCCCAGCACATCATCCAAGCCTTTTCACGGACCAATCGTCTCTTTGACGAGGGCAAGAAGTTTGGACAAATCGTGACATTCCAGACTCCGGATCACTTCAAGGAAAAAGTGGATGAGGCCCTCAGTCTGTATTCAAATGGCGGTGAGTTTGCGGTGCTGGCTCCAACTTGGTTGGAAGAAAAAGCCAAGTTCAAGGAAAAAGTTCAGCAGTTGCTGGCTATTGCCCCAAATCCTGAAATGGTGCCAGACCTGGATGCCAGCAGTGATGCCGAGTTGAAACGCTTTGCCAAGGCCTTTCAGGAATTTGACAAGCTCTTTGCCTCCGTCCAGGTCTATGCCGACTACGAGCAAGAGGACATGCTCAAGGAAATCGGGCTTAGTCTGGAGGATATTGAGAATTTTTCTGGACAATACCAAAATGTCATTGAAGAACTCCGCAGACGGCGGAAGGATGACGAGGGCATAGAAGATACGCCTTTTGATATTGAATACGAGCTGGAGTCTGTCCGTACGGATGAAATCAATTACCACTATATCATCTCTCTTATCCAGAACCTGATTGACAGTAAAAATCAAGTCATTCCTGATAAGGAGAAAAAGATGGTGGACAACTACATCGCAGACTTGGACAAGACCAATCCCAAACTCTCCCAACTCATCTCAAAAATCTGGCAGGAAGCTCAGACCAATACTCAAGATTACAAGGGCCAATCCATTGCCCACAAGCTTGACGAGATGATTGACCTAACTATCCGTGAGCAAGTCGTCACTACAGCACGAGATTGGTGTGTTGGCGAAGACGAACTCCAGTTTATCGTGGACAACTACCGAGTCGGCAAGGACAAGCAAATCGGAGAAAAAGCCCTTGTTGATACCTACGATTATACCAGCTACAAGGAAAACAAAGGCGACCAAGCCCTCAACAAGCTCAAATACAAAAAAGCCCTCAAAGAGGACTATATGAACATGATTGCGGAAGAAATCCTACCATTGAGGGGGAGGTAG
- a CDS encoding ABC transporter ATP-binding protein — MALLEVKNLTKNFGGLTAVGDVTMELHEGELVGLIGPNGAGKTTLFNLLTGVYEPSEGTISLAGTILNGKAPSKIASLGLGRTFQNIRLFKNMTVLENVLIGLGNHGKAEVLASFLRLPAFYKNEEDLKNKAIDLLKIFDLDGDADTLAKNLPYGQQRRLEIVRALATDPKILFLDEPAAGMNPQETAELTQLIRKIKEEFGITIILIEHDMSLVMEVTERIYVLEYGRLIAHGTPEEIRNNKRVIEAYLGGEA, encoded by the coding sequence ATGGCATTGCTAGAAGTAAAAAATTTAACCAAAAACTTCGGTGGTTTGACTGCCGTTGGTGATGTGACCATGGAACTTCATGAGGGTGAATTGGTCGGTCTTATCGGTCCTAACGGTGCTGGTAAGACAACCCTTTTCAACCTTTTGACAGGTGTTTATGAGCCAAGTGAGGGAACAATCTCCCTTGCTGGCACTATTTTGAATGGTAAGGCTCCTTCTAAGATTGCCTCTCTTGGTCTTGGTCGTACCTTCCAAAACATCCGTTTGTTTAAAAACATGACAGTTTTGGAAAATGTCTTGATTGGTCTTGGTAATCATGGTAAGGCAGAAGTCTTGGCAAGTTTCCTTCGTTTGCCTGCCTTCTACAAAAATGAAGAAGATTTGAAAAACAAGGCGATTGACCTCTTGAAAATTTTCGATTTGGATGGCGATGCGGATACGCTGGCTAAGAACCTTCCTTACGGTCAACAACGTCGTTTGGAAATCGTTCGCGCCCTTGCGACCGATCCGAAAATTCTTTTCTTGGATGAGCCAGCGGCTGGTATGAACCCGCAGGAAACGGCAGAATTGACCCAACTCATCCGTAAAATTAAGGAAGAATTTGGTATCACCATTATCTTGATTGAACACGATATGAGCTTGGTCATGGAAGTTACTGAGCGTATCTATGTATTGGAATACGGTCGTCTGATTGCCCACGGTACTCCTGAAGAAATTCGCAATAACAAGCGTGTAATTGAAGCCTACCTTGGAGGTGAAGCATAA